Part of the Solanum pennellii chromosome 10, SPENNV200 genome is shown below.
GCTAAGATACCATAGttattaaaaagaagaagaagagggtgtgtgtttttgtattttatttcattcagaAAGGGTAAAATTGTCCACATCCAGTACCAATCCAACAATTTTTATTGCTTATAGAGGAGACTTGGTAGcctttaataatttatatcttattggaagaaaattaaaaaaagatccTAGTATAGACGACAGGGATTTTTTCAACATAGATAATCACTTCCTTAAATGTGAGACGGAGGTTACTCAGAACCCGCTGGCTGCAGATGGAGGGTGGTTCCAGAGGCCCAGGTGCCAACATTAACATAACTTGCCCGCACAGCTAACATCAAAAAAGCATGCGAGACTTCAAAAAGACATTAAAGTTTGATCCATAAGTAACTTCGTAAAGACTACTCAAGctaaaattgatttaaataaGTATTACTTTAATCATACATATGAAATtctccaaattacaatcttGTTGACAAAGATCTCGATACATACTATAAATTTTGTACTGGGAAACTCCAGTTagcattacaaatatatatttttagaatggGTAGGTAAAACAATGTCGGGAATTGAACCTTCACCAACAAGGTTAAAGGTCGTGTGAACAACCAACTGAGGTACTAAGATGTCCTCATTGCAAATACTACTTGTTGGCTCGATAAGATTGATGAGTTCTCAAGCCTTTTTTGGTATTACTTTCAAAGAGTTGCGTTTTCTGGCTGTTGCACCCATGCTTTCATCCATATTGATAGATTTAGGAGAGACACCGTCAGGAAGCTCCCATTCGAATTCGTGAAGCAACGACCCTAGAACGAAATGCATCATTCGATGGCCTAAAGGCAAGCCAACGCACATCCTCCGTCCAGCACCAAATGGAATTAGCTCATAATGCTGACCCTTCACGTCTATTTTTGAGCCAAGAAACCTCTCAGGCTTGAAACTCATAGGGTCATCCCAACATTCAGGATCTCTTCCAATAGCCCAGGTGTTCACCAGAACTCGAGTTCCTTTTGGTACGTTGTACCCCATGAACTTGGTGTCTTGAATTGTCTCTCTTGGGATCAAGAAAGGCACAGAAGGATGTAAACGAAGTGATTCCTTAATTACAGCTTGCATATAAGGAAGATTTTCGATGTCACTTTCTTCAAACTTGCTGTTTGGTCCTATTACTTTTGATATCTCTATTTTCACTTTGTCCATTGCTTCTGGACGGCGCAAGAGCTCTGTTAGTGCCCATTCTGCGCTGCTGCTGGTCGTCTCTGAACCAGCTAAAAACATTTCCTGATGCATAACCCTATACAAATCAGTGTATAATGTATGTATACCAGATAGGAAAAGTGAAATAGTGAACCCAACTGCCTATTTGTGTAAAGATCCCAAAAAATTTACATTAACTTTTTAATCTAATTAGTCCTCATAATTAAAGTGGTCAATAGTAGTAAAAGACAAGAAATGAAGATTGCGGAGTGAAGACTGAGGACCATAAATTTATCTGCTCCAAATAGAActaattgaaatgaaaaattattaatgttgaaaagataattgtagagatttttttaaaaaaaacttaccaCTATTAATACTTTGATCGCATGTTCTGATAATTTAGCTGGTTCATCTTTTCCAGTACCCTCAAATTCAAGCAATACATCCAAGAAATCTTTCCCCTTCTCTACACCCTTCTTTCCCTCTTCCTCCCGTTCCTTCAGAAACATAGTCATGATCTCAATCGCCTTCCCCATGTCTCGCGCCATCTTCTTCCTCAAATTTTGTAAATCGAACTTCCTAAGAAATGGAAATATGTCAGAAACATTAGCAATACCTGACCACTGCATGATTCCCTTCATGGCATTGAAGAAATCCGAGGCCTCCTCAGATTTTGGATCAGCCAAATCTTTTGATAGAATCAAATTCCCCAGCATATTAAACGACGCTAGGAACACAAAACGTGTTACCTCAATCCCACTTCCTTTTTCAGCAGAATTCGCTGCTTTCTCTATCCATTTTACCATATTATCCACACATTTTCTCCGTACTGGCACTGTATCACTAATCTTTTTGTGTACAAACATCTCCACAGTACATATTCTCCTTTGAAAGCGCCAAAATGAGCCATATCGGCCTATAGCCAGAGACCCTTGATGGTAATTGTGTGCTTTATTTACATCAGGTATGAATCGATCCGCGAAGGAAGTATCATGGTTCTTAAATAATTCTGCAGCAGCCGGAGCTGTTTGAACAACCATAATGTTGGTTGAGGTGCCAAGTTTTAACCACAAAATAGGGCCATATTTCTGTTTTAGAGC
Proteins encoded:
- the LOC107031824 gene encoding cytochrome P450 76A2; translated protein: MEWEWSYLCFSSIILVPVFILFFSQKKTTKCSYKLPPGPPGLPFFGNMFELGTEPYKRMAALKQKYGPILWLKLGTSTNIMVVQTAPAAAELFKNHDTSFADRFIPDVNKAHNYHQGSLAIGRYGSFWRFQRRICTVEMFVHKKISDTVPVRRKCVDNMVKWIEKAANSAEKGSGIEVTRFVFLASFNMLGNLILSKDLADPKSEEASDFFNAMKGIMQWSGIANVSDIFPFLRKFDLQNLRKKMARDMGKAIEIMTMFLKEREEEGKKGVEKGKDFLDVLLEFEGTGKDEPAKLSEHAIKVLIVEMFLAGSETTSSSAEWALTELLRRPEAMDKVKIEISKVIGPNSKFEESDIENLPYMQAVIKESLRLHPSVPFLIPRETIQDTKFMGYNVPKGTRVLVNTWAIGRDPECWDDPMSFKPERFLGSKIDVKGQHYELIPFGAGRRMCVGLPLGHRMMHFVLGSLLHEFEWELPDGVSPKSINMDESMGATARKRNSLKVIPKKA